One window of the Trifolium pratense cultivar HEN17-A07 linkage group LG2, ARS_RC_1.1, whole genome shotgun sequence genome contains the following:
- the LOC123907696 gene encoding phenolic glucoside malonyltransferase 1-like: MAQESFKVVEVCNIEPFHEPKKPSQSPTSLPLTFFDLLWLRFPPVERLFFYEFTNSTNIFYETFLPNLKHSLSLTLQHFLPFAGNIVWPIGSSKPIINYVPGDFVSFTVVESNSSFKDLSSNHCDASKRHHLIPLLNTSHEKASLVSFQVTLFQNNGFCIGITTHHAGFDGKSSTNFMKLWSYIARSNSNLGSSFLSLPENVTPFFDRSLIEDHYNGISEAYGNALMKHGGPNNKSLKVWDSLGRSKNDAVKRLFELTPSNIQKLKEYAKNEMKINVVNLSTFSVTCAYVLSCLIEAEQPKDEKVIFIFSVDCRTRLDPPISSMYIGNCIAGQKVELKPKKFVGKDGFLSALEGMNEGLNMVKNDGVLNGVENWLDNMLNAKEKIKIYSLAGSPRFEVYSTDFGFGKPKKVDTTSTDKTGAFSLSESRNNVGGVEIGLALNKQEMEVFSTLFVQGLESI; this comes from the coding sequence ATGGCACAAGAATCATTCAAAGTTGTTGAAGTTTGCAACATTGAACCATTTCATGAACCAAAAAAACCTTCTCAATCACCAACCTCACTTCCACTAACTTTCTTTGATCTTCTATGGCTAAGATTCCCACCAGTTGAACGTCTCTTCTTTTATGAATTCACAAACTCAACCAATATTTTCTATGAAACTTTTCTTCCAAATCTCAAACACTCACTTTCACTCACACTTCAACACTTTCTCCCTTTCGCCGGAAACATAGTTTGGCCTATTGGTTCATCGAAACCAATCATAAACTATGTGCCCGGCGATTTTGTTTCCTTCACGGTTGTCGAATCAAACTCAAGTTTCAAAGATCTTTCTTCTAATCATTGTGATGCTTCAAAAAGACATCATTTGATACCCCTTTTGAATACTTCACATGAAAAAGCTTCTTTGGTTTCATTTCAAGTCACTTTGTTTCAAAACAATGGTTTTTGCATTGGAATAACAACACATCATGCTGGTTTTGATGGAAAATCTTCAacaaattttatgaaattatggTCCTATATTGCACGTTCTAATTCTAACCTTGGCTCATCTTTTTTATCTTTACCTGAAAATGTAACACCTTTTTTTGATAGATCATTGATAGAAGATCATTACAATGGAATTAGTGAAGCATATGGTAATGCTTTGATGAAACATGGTGGACCAAATAATAAAAGTCTCAAAGTTTGGGATTCTTTGGGCAGATCAAAAAATGATGCAGTTAAAAGGTTATTTGAATTGACACCTTCAAATATTCAAAAGCTTAAAGAATAtgcaaaaaatgaaatgaaaataaacgTTGTAAATTTGTCAACATTTTCAGTTACTTGTGCTTATGTGTTATCATGTTTAATAGAAGCAGAACAACCAAAggatgaaaaagtgattttcaTATTTAGTGTTGATTGTAGAACAAGATTGGACCCTCCAATTTCTTCTATGTATATTGGAAATTGTATTGCCGGACAAAAGGTTGAgcttaaaccaaaaaaatttgttggaAAAGATGGATTTTTAAGTGCTTTAGAAGGGATGAATGAAGGTTTGAATATGGTAAAAAATGATGGAGTGTTGAATGGAGTTGAAAATTGGTTAGATAATATGTTAAATGCTAAggagaaaattaaaatatactctCTAGCTGGATCACCAAGGTTTGAAGTTTATAGTACTGATTTTGGATTTGGAAAGCCTAAAAAAGTTGATACTACTTCAACCGACAAAACAGGAGCATTTTCTCTTagtgaaagtaggaataatgTTGGTGGAGTTGAGATTGGTTTGGCTTTGAATAAGCAAGAGATGGAAGTTTTTTCTACACTTTTTGTTCAAGGACTTGAATCCATTTAA
- the LOC123907697 gene encoding phenolic glucoside malonyltransferase 1-like has translation MAQESFKVIEVCNIEPFHEPTKPSQSPTSLPLTFFDLLWLRFPPVERLFFYEFTNSTNIFYETFLPNLKQSLSLTLQHFLPFAGNIVWPIGSSKPIINYVPGDFVSLTVVESNSSFKDISSNHCDASKRHHLIPLLNTSHEKASLVSFQVTLFPNNGFCIGITSHHAGLDGKSSTNFMKSWSYITSSNSNLDSSFISLPENLTPFLDRSLIEDHYNGISEGYANTLMKHGGQSLKVWDSFGTSKSDAIKSLFELAPSNIQKLKEYARNEMKNMNVTNLSTFSITCAYVLSCLVRVEQPKEEKVIFIFSVDCRARLDPPISSMYIGNCVAGQIVELEPKKFIGQEGFLSALEGMNKGLNKVKNDGVLNDAENWLDNMFNGNKSIKIYSIAGSPRFEVYGIDFGFGKPKKVDLTSTDKTGAFSISESRNNDGGVEIGLALNEQEMEAFSTFFVQGLE, from the coding sequence atGGCACAAGAATCATTCAAAGTTATTGAAGTTTGCAACATTGAACCATTTCATGAACCAACAAAACCTTCTCAATCACCAACCTCACTTCCATTAACTTTCTTTGATCTTCTATGGCTAAGATTTCCACCAGTTGAACGTCTCTTCTTCTATGAATTCACAAACTCAACCAACATTTTCTATGAAACTTTTCTTCCAAATCTCAAACAATCACTTTCACTCACACTTCAACACTTTCTCCCTTTCGCCGGAAACATAGTTTGGCCTATTGGTTCATCAAAACCAATTATAAACTATGTTCCCGGCGATTTTGTTTCCTTGACAGTTGTCGAGTCAAACTCAAGTTTCAAAGATATTTCTTCTAATCATTGTGATGCTTCAAAAAGACATCATTTGATACCCCTTTTGAATACTTCACATGAAAAAGCTTCTTTGGTTTCATTTCAAGTCACTTTGTTTCCAAACAATGGTTTTTGCATTGGAATAACATCACATCATGCTGGTTTAGATGGAAAATCTTCAACAAATTTTATGAAATCATGGTCCTATATTACATCTTCTAATTCTAACCTTGATTCATCTTTTATATCTTTACCTGAAAATCTAACACCATTTCTTGATAGATCATTGATAGAAGATCATTACAATGGAATTAGTGAAGGATATGCTAATACTTTGATGAAACATGGTGGACAAAGTCTCAAAGTTTGGGATTCTTTTGGTACATCAAAAAGTGATGCAATCAAAAGTTTATTTGAATTGGCACCTTCAAATATTCAAAAGCTTAAAGAGTATGCAAGAAATGAGatgaaaaatatgaatgttACAAATTTGTCAACTTTTTCAATTACTTGTGCTTATGTGTTATCATGTTTAGTAAGAGTAGAACAACCAAAGGAAGAAAAAGTGATTTTCATATTTAGTGTTGATTGTAGAGCAAGATTGGACCCTCCAATTTCTTCTATGTATATTGGAAATTGTGTTGCAGGACAAATAGTTGAGCTTGAGCCAAAGAAATTTATTGGACAAGAAGGATTTTTAAGTGCTTTAGAAGGGATGAATAAAGGTTTGAATAAGGTGAAAAATGATGGAGTATTGAATGATGCTGAAAATTGGTTAGATAATATGTTTAATGGTAATAAGAGCATTAAAATATATTCTATTGCTGGATCACCAAGGTTTGAAGTTTATGGTattgattttggatttggaaAGCCTAAGAAAGTTGATTTGACTTCAACAGATAAAACAGGAGCATTTTCTATTagtgaaagtaggaataatgATGGTGGAGTTGAGATTGGTTTGGCTTTGAATGAGCAAGAGATGGAAGCTTTTTCTACCTTTTTTGTTCAAGGACTTGAATAG